One Oscillospiraceae bacterium genomic window, AGACCCGAAGCGCATCGAACGGGTCGCCTTTGCAGGTGTCCTGTTCGACCATATACCACGGAATCTTCGCCTGCTTTGCCGCGCCGATGATGCCGGCAAGGTCGAGGTTTCCGTTTCCGAGCTCGGCCATCTCGCTCTTGTTTTCATAGGTAGCGGCCATGTCTTTCAGGTGCAGAGCAGCGATGCGGCTGCCGTTTTTGCGGATGAAACCGACCGGATCGATGCCCCCGGCCTGCAGCCAAAAGACATCGGCGATCAGTTTAAACCAATCGGCTTCGGTATTTTGAAGCATGATATCCATCAAGGTGACTCCGTTGTTTTTGACAAAATCGAACGCATGGTTGTGGTATGCGAAGGTAAAACCGTTTTGGGAAAGCTCTTTCGCGATCGGCGAAAAATCCCGTAAAAAGTTTTTCACGCCCGATTCGCCGGTTTTATATTCGGCCGGCATGGCCCCGATACCCACGATTTTGCAGCCGATCGTTCTGTGGTCCTCCATAACTCCGGCTATGTTTTCACGCAGCTTCTGAGGCGGTGTATGAGACAGCGCGATTGCAAGGCCTGTCTTTTTTGCGATTTCGTCAAGCTGTTTTGCCTCTATTTCGCCGAGTGCCGAAATTTGGACACTTTTATATCCGATCCCGGCGACTTTGTGAAAGGTTTTTTCGATGTCCGCCGGGGTTTTGGTAAAGTCCCTGACGGTATACAGCTGAGCGCCGAAACCGGTGATCATTTGCATACCTCCGAAAAAAGAATCAGCATAATCTGCCGAACTCATTATAAATACTTTTTCGTTTTTTTGCAAGCATTTGCGGATTTTTTGAAAAAAATTGCGCACAATTTTCATGTGCAAAACGGTTTGGGGCCAAAACCCGAATCAGCGCTAATTCAATTGAGGGGAACTGATATGACCACATCTCTGACATCCAAGGAGCTCTGCGCGCTCGACGAACAGCTCGGGACCGAGCAGCTCCTTGTCAAACGCTGCCGTGCGGCGGCGACTGCCTGCACCGATCCGTCAATTAAACAGCATTTTACCACGATGGCCGACAGCCATCAAAAACATTATGACACCTTGAGAAAATTTTTGGGATAGAAAGGATAACGATATGCCGAGTACCCTAACTCAGGCTCAGACTATGACCGATAAAGACTATCTTGCGGAATTTCTGGATACCGAGAAACAGGTTACCGCGAATTACAACTATTACGCGGGCGAATGCGTCAACACGGAGCTGCGCTCGAGCCTGCTGACTCTGCTGGACGAAGAACATGATATCCAATCGGATATTTTCAACCAGATGCACGCGCGAGGCTGGTATCAAGTCAAAAACGCCGATCCCACCGAGCTGGAAACGGTGAAGACGAAATTTTCATCATAAATTAGTTATTAAAAATCCCGTCCGCATACCGGTTATCACGGTTTTACGGGCGGGATTTATTAATGTATAGTTTAAAGTAAAAAACGCAAAGACGGGAAAGAGATTTTGTTTATGCCGATAATTTCGGGAATATCGCTTTACGCCGGAAACTCACCATCTTACATGAAAAGCTGTTTTAGTTATCGTCGTTACCCGGGATCGGATTGACTGCTGAGGTTTTATCCGCGCCGAAGATTACCCGGTAATAGTCGTAATCGAGGATTTTGGTCGAATAGATAAATTTCCGGGAGACGATTTTTGACATGGCGCTTACATAATTCTCATCGACCGTCATGCCCGGATTGGGTGTGAAGGTCTGGGTCTTGGCGTTGAAAACGCCCTTGTCGGTCAGCCAGCTGTAATTTGAAAAAATAACCAAACCGGGAGTGTCGGAGAAAATGTCATACCCCATCAGCAGGCGGGAATCATAATCTAATCCGAACAGGTTCGACAGCGTCGGAATGATATCCATACTGCATGAAAGCTTGTCGACTGTAACCGGCTGCTGACCCTGGCAATACAGCAAAAAGATTCCTTTATACAGTTCAAAAGTCTTTTCAAGCGTTTTACCGGAAAGTTCGTCCATCTGTTCGTCGGTCAGCCCGTAGGGGTAGTGGTCGGGGCTGATCGCAATGACCGTGTTTTCCGCAATGCCGGCCTCATTGAGCCGTTTGAGCAGATATTCCATCGCCTTGTCAAGCTCGATGTTGCAGGCGTGATAGGCTTTGACCTGCAGTGAGACCGAATCGCCGTAATAATCTTCGACCGTCTGTCGGTTTTTCGTGGCCATGGCGTTGTCGTAATAGGTGTAGTCCATATGGCCGCTGACCGTCATATAAAATACGTGAAACGGCTGCTGATTGATATATTCGTCAACGCTTTTCTCCATCATCTCAAGGTCGGACTCCGGCCAGGAGCGCTCGACCTGAAGCCCGTTTCCGAGACCTTTATAGATGTAGCCCATGTTCGGCAGAGTCAGGTTGCGTTTATAGAAGGTATAGGTGTTGTTGTGATAGCCGTAGGCGCAATAACCGAGCTGGCGGAACTGGCAGGCCATGCTGAACGCCATGAAGTTATCCGCGGAACGGTAATAGCTCCAAACGCCCGATTTCGGAATCAATCCGACGTTGGCGACATATTCGCCGTCCGATGTGCTGACTGTCCAGCCGGGCGTATAAAAGTCGGTAAAATTGAAACCCTGCTGCTGCATTTTATACAGCGTCGGCGTCAGGACGGGGTCGATGGCGTAGGGCGAAAAGGACTCGGCGGTAATTAAAATTAAATTTTTACCTTTAAACAGGCCGGTATACCCGTTCGTTTTGGTTGGCGTCAGCGAGGAGAAATACTGATGCATCTTGAGCAGGTTTTCATCCTTCTCGTTGGCGATCAAAGACGCCCAGTCAATGTCCATAACCTGATCTTCATAACCGGTTTGGGTGGGTGCTGTGCTTCCCGATGAGGCAGAGGAAGTATCGCGGGGATCGTCATCGGGAGCCTGTGCCTCGAAGCCGAACAGCGTATGTTTGAGGTCGAGCCGGGTCGTGGTCAGAAGGCCGAAGCGGTTGACCGTAAGATCGGGATTGAAGGAATCGAAATACATGAATTTGCTTGAGATGTCGCCGGTGTCGGAACTGAAAACAATCAAAACCGCGAGGCCGTAAAAGACCGCAGAGGCCCCGGCGTTCAGCAGAGAAAACCGCCAGTTGGTCTTGCGGGGAAGCAAGAACTTTTTTCCGAAAAGAATCAGCAGCAAAGACGGGACAAACAGCAAAATGATGACCGGAGACGTTCTCCAGATACCGTTGAGCGCGGCTTTCCAGAAGTTTGTGATTGCGTCGCCGCCGCCCTGGATCGAATAGATCACCATAAAAGTTTTGAAAATCGTGTGGTAGACGGCTTGGGTTGAAAACCAGATCCAAAGAAAAATACTGATGAACCGTGCGATCCGCAGATTGGTTTTTTGAGAAAACAGCGTGCAGAGCATCGTCAGAAGAAAACCGATCGACAGCGAAAACAATGTCATAAAGAAAAGACCGATATTGAGCGGATTCTGATAATCGGCAATCTTAAGAACGATTTCCATATAGATGACGGCGATCGGGAAAAACAGCCAGAACCACCGTTTTTTGATAAAAGTTTTAAATTCGCCGTTTTCTCTCTTTACGGGCTTTTTTTTGCCGGTTCTCATAAAATCTCCCCCGATTTCCTTCTTGGGTATGCCTGCATATTGTAACACCGGCGGACGAAAATTGCAACATTGACAGCGGCAGCCCGAAGAGGTAGAATGGCACAAGAAACTCACGAAAGAGGGTTATATGATGTCAAAAGTAAATCCCGAAATACTGGTTCCGATTTTTACCCCGTTTAAAAGCGATTATTCCGTGGATTACGACGCTCTGAAAAAACTCGTGCGCAGCGTTCTTGACAAAGGCGCCGATGGGCTTTATACCGGCGGGAGCTCCGCCGAATTTGTTTTGTTGACTGAGGAAGAGCGCAACAAGACGCTCGAAGCTGCTGTAAAAGCCGCAGACGGTGCGCATATCGTGGCGCACATCGGTTCTCCGGGCGTCGACAATGCCATCGGATTCGCCAAATACGCCGCGAAACTCGGTGCGAACGCAGTTGCTTCAGTCCCACCGTTTTATTATCCCTATAAACCCGATGAGATCAAAAATTATTACATCGATATCGCCGATGCCTGCGGCTTGAAAATCATGGTATACTCGTTAGCCACTCAGGGCGCGATGAGTTTGGATCAATATTGTGATTTGCTTTCAGACGAGCGGGTCTATGCCTTGAAATACACACAACCGAATTATTATATCCTCGACCGCATCAAGCAGGTTGTAAAAAAGCCGATTTACAGCGGAATGGATGAGTGCTTTGCCTATGCGCTTGCTGCAGGAGCTGACGGCGCGATTGGAACTTCAATGAACTTCCAGGCCGAGAAGTTTATTAAAATTAAGAGATTGTTCGGCAAAAACGACATGAAAGCCGCTTATATGGAACAAATTCGGCTCAACAACGTGGTGCAGGCAACCGTCGAAGCCAACACTCTGCCGGGTATGAAATACGCCGCAAAAATACTCGGAGTAATGGATTGCGACATCTGCCGCCGCCCTCTGCGCCCGTTGACTTCCGCCGAAAAAGCGCGAATCGAAAAAGCAGTGAGAGAGAATTGTTGATTTACCGAAAAACCCGAAGTATATAGACTGCGGGTTTTGTTTTTTGCATGCGGAGCGGCAAGGGTGTCCCCACTCTTTCCGCACAGATTGACGCGCGAGTTTTACTCCTTTAAAACGACTCACTCAGTGACGATGAACGGCACAGTGACAGAACTTTCACCACCCGAGATTTCAATGCTCCAATTTCCTGCCGAGGTCCGGGCACTGACTTTCCAGGTCCATGTGACGGTTCCGTTCGGTTCGGAGATCTTCGGTTCAAGCCCTTTTGCCGAGCTGGGACCGGATTTATAGATGACTTTGATGGTGTATTCGATATCGGGTTTGCCTTTTATAGCGACTGAGGCTTCCTGCCCGCGCACAATCGGCGAAGTCAGGGAAAGGACCTCTATATTTTTGTCCGCTGTAACGGCGGAAACCGTATTCGATGAAACGCGGGAACCGACTTGGGAAGAAGTTTTTGGCACGGCATTTGAAAAGGCCTTTGAAATGAAAGGTTCGGACCGGGCCGCTTCGGAACTGTTTTTTGCAGAAGACAGCAAGGGAACCGAAGACAACTCAATCCGGGATGATTTGATAATGGCGGGCGTATAACTGCTGACAGCATCGCAGCCCGCTAAAAGCAGTACAAAAAATAAGGAACACATGGACCTCTTTTTCATAAGCCGCCTCCGTTAATACGACAAAAAAGACATTTACATTATAATCCGTTTTTTAGGATACTGTCAAACACATTCACGAAAAAAAATTTGAAAAAGGGTTGCATTCTTGATTCCCTTATGCTAAAATGGAACGGCTTTGGGCGCTTAGCTCAGTTGGTAGAGCATCCGCTTGACGTGCGGATGGTCAGCGGTTCGAGTCCGTTAGCGCCCACCATAAAAAAGACACTTGCTTCGGCAAGTGTTTTTTCAATGAAGCGTTCCTGTTGGTACAAGAAGTGTCCTTCGGACATGAAGTTACCACCCCGCAACGTGCGCGTGGGCAGTGAAGTGTGTTTGCGGACACATTAGGAACGCTTCACTTCATGTTTTTGTTAAACAAAAATACTTCATTTCTTGCCGCAGCGAGATGCTTCATGTCGGCATAGCCGACACTTCATTTATATTATTCAATCGCATGTTTTTCATATAAAAAAGTTATATAATATATACTGGTCCGCCGGAATCATATTAAAGGCATAGAGGGGGCGGCAGGGATCTTTTATATTTTAATGGCACTGCTCAGCTCGGTACTCGGCTCGGCGGGCACGGTCCTGCAAAAGAAGGGCAGCGGCTGGATGGTACGCAGCGAAAAGCGCCCGGATAACGCAAAGGCTCTGTTTTTGATTTGGGCAGCCGGAATGGTTGTCGCTTATGCGTTTTCGGCGGTGCCGCTGGTCATCGCTTCGAAAAAACTTGCCCCCCACATTATTTCATCGTTATCGGGGTTCAACATCGCTTTGACTGTGGTGCTCTCACACTTTTTCCTAAAAGAGAAACTCTTCCGTTCGGATATTCATTATGGGCTGGTGATTGCCGGCTCCATTGCATTGCTGAGCTTTCATCTGACCGATACCTCGGGCGAAGTGAACCGGACTTATCTTTATTCGCTTCTGGCGGCGCCGCTGACGCTGCTGATTCCGCTCCTGTTTAAAAAGATGGATAAAAAACGCAGAGTTGCGATGCTCGGCGTGTTTTCGGGTCTAATGATGGGACTCAGCGTCGTGATGCTGAATATATTGGTCAAACAAAACCAAACGATTTCCGCGCAAATTTTCGTCTCGCCGTTTTTATATTTTTACCTGCTGACGGGCGCGGCCTCCGTAGGTGCGGCACAATCGGCATTCCGGATCGGAGATATTGTGCTGTTCACACCGGTCCAGGTGGTCGCAGGGATGTGTTATCCGTTATTCTGCTCGTTTTTTCTCTATGAGACCGCGGTCGAATGGTTTCAGGTCGTCTTGATTTTATTAATGGCATTTTCGTGCTGGGGCATAGAAAGAAAAAGATAAAACATATTTCGGGCTCGACTTATGCCGCAAAGTGATATCGATGATACTCTAACCATCGCGGAGACGGAATAAAAATCTCTCTCTGCTTTTTTGAACGGCGCGTAAGGGATGCCGCACCCTGCTTTCGATTTCCATTTCTACTCATTTAAGGCCAACTGTTAAATGCCGAAATTTCTATTGACCCGACACACGGTTGCCTTTATAATAGAGCGGGGGTGTTTAAAG contains:
- a CDS encoding sugar phosphate isomerase/epimerase — protein: MITGFGAQLYTVRDFTKTPADIEKTFHKVAGIGYKSVQISALGEIEAKQLDEIAKKTGLAIALSHTPPQKLRENIAGVMEDHRTIGCKIVGIGAMPAEYKTGESGVKNFLRDFSPIAKELSQNGFTFAYHNHAFDFVKNNGVTLMDIMLQNTEADWFKLIADVFWLQAGGIDPVGFIRKNGSRIAALHLKDMAATYENKSEMAELGNGNLDLAGIIGAAKQAKIPWYMVEQDTCKGDPFDALRVSYQYMEKTRLLG
- a CDS encoding spore coat protein; translated protein: MTTSLTSKELCALDEQLGTEQLLVKRCRAAATACTDPSIKQHFTTMADSHQKHYDTLRKFLG
- a CDS encoding spore coat protein, translating into MPSTLTQAQTMTDKDYLAEFLDTEKQVTANYNYYAGECVNTELRSSLLTLLDEEHDIQSDIFNQMHARGWYQVKNADPTELETVKTKFSS
- a CDS encoding sulfatase-like hydrolase/transferase codes for the protein MRTGKKKPVKRENGEFKTFIKKRWFWLFFPIAVIYMEIVLKIADYQNPLNIGLFFMTLFSLSIGFLLTMLCTLFSQKTNLRIARFISIFLWIWFSTQAVYHTIFKTFMVIYSIQGGGDAITNFWKAALNGIWRTSPVIILLFVPSLLLILFGKKFLLPRKTNWRFSLLNAGASAVFYGLAVLIVFSSDTGDISSKFMYFDSFNPDLTVNRFGLLTTTRLDLKHTLFGFEAQAPDDDPRDTSSASSGSTAPTQTGYEDQVMDIDWASLIANEKDENLLKMHQYFSSLTPTKTNGYTGLFKGKNLILITAESFSPYAIDPVLTPTLYKMQQQGFNFTDFYTPGWTVSTSDGEYVANVGLIPKSGVWSYYRSADNFMAFSMACQFRQLGYCAYGYHNNTYTFYKRNLTLPNMGYIYKGLGNGLQVERSWPESDLEMMEKSVDEYINQQPFHVFYMTVSGHMDYTYYDNAMATKNRQTVEDYYGDSVSLQVKAYHACNIELDKAMEYLLKRLNEAGIAENTVIAISPDHYPYGLTDEQMDELSGKTLEKTFELYKGIFLLYCQGQQPVTVDKLSCSMDIIPTLSNLFGLDYDSRLLMGYDIFSDTPGLVIFSNYSWLTDKGVFNAKTQTFTPNPGMTVDENYVSAMSKIVSRKFIYSTKILDYDYYRVIFGADKTSAVNPIPGNDDN
- a CDS encoding dihydrodipicolinate synthase family protein, with translation MSKVNPEILVPIFTPFKSDYSVDYDALKKLVRSVLDKGADGLYTGGSSAEFVLLTEEERNKTLEAAVKAADGAHIVAHIGSPGVDNAIGFAKYAAKLGANAVASVPPFYYPYKPDEIKNYYIDIADACGLKIMVYSLATQGAMSLDQYCDLLSDERVYALKYTQPNYYILDRIKQVVKKPIYSGMDECFAYALAAGADGAIGTSMNFQAEKFIKIKRLFGKNDMKAAYMEQIRLNNVVQATVEANTLPGMKYAAKILGVMDCDICRRPLRPLTSAEKARIEKAVRENC